The following proteins come from a genomic window of Eubalaena glacialis isolate mEubGla1 chromosome X, mEubGla1.1.hap2.+ XY, whole genome shotgun sequence:
- the LOC133082524 gene encoding uncharacterized LOC128031833 homolog encodes MDSLTEQRLTSPNLPAPHLEHYSVLHCTMTLDVQTVVVFAVIVVLLLVNVILMFFLGTR; translated from the coding sequence ATGGACAGTCTGACAGAACAGAGACTGACATCTCCCAATCTGCCGGCCCCCCATCTGGAACACTACAGTGTTCTGCATTGCACCATGACCCTGGATGTGCAAACTGTAGTCGTTTTTGCCGTGATTGTAGTCCTCCTGCTTGTAAATGTCATACTCATGTTTTTCCTGGGAACGCGCTGA